A region from the Kineothrix sp. IPX-CK genome encodes:
- the rsmB gene encoding 16S rRNA (cytosine(967)-C(5))-methyltransferase RsmB encodes MNIRELILDMLLEIEKEKTYSHILMRSVLDKYDYLTAQEKAFIKRVTEGTLERRIQIDYILDSYSKVPVKKMKPLIRNLLRMSVYQILFMDGVPDSAVCNEAVKLANKRKFQSLKGFINGVLRNIARQKTEISYPDKEKNKAEYLSVWYSMPEFLISMWMEDYGIEQTERMLQAMLAVRPVTVRLKETMNEAEKEALLKRIEEAGIRIRKHPYLSYAYELEHLDGVRSIPGFEEGLLTVQDVSSMLCVENAGIKEGDFILDVCAAPGGKATHAALKLKGRGRVLARDLTEEKTALIEENIQRQGLANITTEAYDATVYDETLNEKADVVLADLPCSGLGIVGKKRDIKYNITKEALEELPLLQKKILSAVWQYVKPGGVLIYSTCTIHKEENERVAEWFAHNYPFEFIDSRQLLPGLEETDGFFIARFKRHV; translated from the coding sequence ATGAATATAAGAGAACTGATTCTGGATATGCTGTTAGAGATAGAAAAGGAAAAGACCTACAGCCACATTTTAATGCGAAGCGTACTCGATAAATACGATTATCTGACGGCACAGGAAAAAGCGTTTATCAAAAGAGTGACGGAGGGAACGCTTGAAAGACGAATACAGATAGATTATATTCTGGACAGTTATTCCAAAGTTCCGGTAAAAAAAATGAAGCCGCTCATTCGAAACCTTCTTCGCATGAGCGTATATCAAATACTGTTTATGGACGGGGTTCCCGACTCAGCCGTCTGCAACGAGGCGGTAAAGTTAGCTAACAAAAGGAAATTTCAGTCGTTAAAGGGTTTTATCAACGGTGTACTCCGTAACATTGCCAGACAGAAGACAGAAATATCCTATCCCGATAAGGAGAAGAATAAAGCGGAATATTTGTCGGTGTGGTATTCCATGCCTGAATTCCTTATTTCCATGTGGATGGAGGACTACGGCATAGAGCAGACAGAAAGGATGCTTCAGGCGATGCTCGCCGTCCGTCCGGTAACGGTCCGGTTAAAGGAGACCATGAACGAGGCAGAGAAAGAGGCTCTTTTAAAGAGAATCGAAGAGGCAGGAATAAGGATAAGGAAGCATCCGTATCTGTCCTATGCCTATGAACTTGAACACTTGGACGGGGTGAGGAGTATTCCGGGCTTTGAGGAAGGGCTTCTTACCGTACAGGATGTAAGCTCCATGCTCTGTGTGGAGAATGCGGGGATAAAAGAAGGCGATTTCATTCTTGACGTGTGTGCTGCTCCGGGAGGAAAGGCCACCCATGCGGCGCTCAAGCTGAAGGGCAGAGGAAGAGTTCTGGCCAGAGACCTGACGGAGGAGAAGACAGCCCTCATCGAAGAGAATATACAGCGCCAGGGCCTTGCTAATATAACGACAGAGGCTTATGATGCTACGGTTTACGACGAGACGCTGAACGAAAAGGCGGATGTTGTTCTGGCAGATCTGCCTTGTTCGGGGCTGGGCATTGTGGGAAAAAAACGGGACATTAAATATAACATAACGAAAGAAGCACTGGAGGAACTTCCTCTGTTGCAGAAGAAAATACTGAGTGCCGTATGGCAGTACGTAAAGCCAGGCGGGGTACTTATTTATAGCACATGTACGATTCACAAAGAAGAAAACGAAAGGGTAGCGGAGTGGTTCGCCCATAATTATCCTTTTGAATTTATCGATTCCAGGCAGCTTTTACCGGGACTTGAAGAGACGGACGGATTCTTCATTGCGAGATTCAAACGGCATGTATGA
- a CDS encoding zinc metallopeptidase, with protein sequence MYGYYGYYMDPTYILVLIGAILCIAASSRLNSTYNKYEKIRSRSGLTGAEAAARILSYSGIHDVRIERVSGNLTDHYDPKNKVLRLSDRTYGSASIAALGVAAHECGHAVQHKEEYVPIRFRNALAPIANISSTLSIPLILLGVILGMYSTLVQVGIWVFAIAILFQIVTLPVEYNASSRALVMLQDYGITGGEETASCKKVLSAAALTYVAGVASSLLQLLRLLLLFGNRRSDD encoded by the coding sequence ATGTATGGATATTACGGATATTATATGGACCCTACTTATATTCTGGTGCTGATTGGAGCGATTTTGTGTATTGCGGCCAGCAGCAGGCTGAACAGCACTTATAATAAATATGAAAAGATACGGAGCAGGAGCGGACTGACCGGAGCCGAAGCGGCGGCGAGAATTCTTAGCTATTCCGGGATTCATGATGTGAGAATCGAACGTGTATCAGGGAATCTCACCGATCATTATGACCCTAAGAATAAGGTTCTCAGGCTGTCGGACCGCACTTATGGATCCGCCTCTATTGCGGCCTTAGGCGTTGCGGCCCACGAATGCGGACACGCCGTGCAGCATAAGGAGGAATATGTGCCGATACGTTTTCGTAATGCGCTTGCCCCTATTGCAAATATCAGTTCTACGCTGAGCATCCCGCTGATTCTTCTGGGCGTGATACTCGGAATGTATTCCACCCTTGTTCAGGTGGGAATATGGGTATTTGCAATAGCGATATTGTTTCAGATCGTTACCCTTCCCGTGGAATACAATGCCTCTTCCAGAGCGCTTGTGATGCTTCAGGACTATGGAATCACCGGAGGAGAGGAAACTGCCAGCTGTAAAAAGGTCTTAAGCGCAGCGGCACTCACCTATGTGGCGGGTGTGGCATCCTCGCTGTTACAGCTTCTTCGTCTGCTTCTTCTGTTCGGAAACAGACGAAGCGATGACTGA
- the fmt gene encoding methionyl-tRNA formyltransferase, translated as MKIVFMGTPDYAVGSLEAIVGAGYQVAAVVTQPDKPKGRGKDKNIPELQMPPVKQCALKYGIPVFQPVKVKAPEAVEELRKYEADIFVVAAFGQILSEEILNMPRYGCINIHASLLPKYRGAAPIQGAILNGENETGITIMQMDKGIDTGDMLMKCTVPISEKETGESLHDKLCEAGAKLIVQALPLIEDGKLIPEKQKEEDATYVTVLKKSQGHIDWTKEALVIDRLIRGLNPWPSAYTYYDSKTLKIWEAEPGELEEGPAQAGTVTKVEKDAFYVKTGKGELKVTQVQLEGKKRMSVKDFLLGYALKPDTILGR; from the coding sequence ATGAAAATAGTCTTTATGGGAACCCCGGATTATGCTGTCGGCTCTTTGGAAGCAATCGTGGGCGCAGGTTATCAGGTCGCCGCGGTGGTGACGCAGCCTGATAAGCCTAAGGGGAGAGGGAAGGATAAGAATATTCCGGAATTACAGATGCCGCCGGTAAAACAGTGTGCGCTGAAATATGGCATTCCCGTTTTCCAGCCGGTTAAAGTAAAGGCACCGGAGGCGGTGGAGGAGCTTAGAAAATACGAAGCGGATATTTTCGTGGTAGCCGCATTTGGACAGATATTATCGGAGGAAATATTGAATATGCCAAGATATGGCTGTATCAACATTCATGCTTCCCTTCTTCCCAAGTACCGGGGAGCCGCACCGATTCAAGGGGCGATCCTAAACGGAGAAAATGAAACCGGTATTACGATTATGCAGATGGACAAGGGAATAGATACCGGTGATATGCTTATGAAATGTACGGTACCTATCTCTGAAAAGGAAACCGGAGAATCCTTACACGATAAGTTGTGTGAAGCGGGAGCAAAGCTCATTGTACAGGCGCTTCCTCTGATAGAGGATGGAAAGCTGATTCCGGAAAAGCAGAAGGAGGAAGATGCCACGTATGTGACGGTGCTTAAGAAATCCCAAGGGCACATCGACTGGACAAAAGAGGCTTTGGTTATCGACAGGCTCATCAGAGGACTGAATCCGTGGCCAAGCGCGTATACTTATTATGACAGCAAGACTTTGAAAATATGGGAAGCGGAGCCCGGGGAACTGGAAGAGGGACCGGCGCAGGCGGGTACTGTGACGAAGGTGGAAAAGGACGCTTTTTATGTGAAAACAGGAAAAGGGGAATTGAAGGTAACACAGGTGCAGCTAGAGGGGAAAAAGAGGATGAGTGTAAAGGATTTTTTACTCGGATATGCGCTGAAGCCGGACACAATTCTTGGCAGATAA
- the def gene encoding peptide deformylase produces MAIRNIREIGDDVLTKKCKEVKEMTPRIRELIDDMFDTMYEAYGVGLAAPQVGILKRIVVIDVTGEDPYVLINPRIVEVSGEQTGSEACLSVPGKTGIVTRPNYVKAVALNENMESYEIEGTELLARAICHELDHLDGQLYVDKVEGELMDASDLDLEDEE; encoded by the coding sequence ATGGCAATCAGAAACATAAGAGAAATTGGAGACGATGTATTAACAAAAAAATGTAAAGAGGTAAAGGAAATGACGCCCCGCATCAGAGAGCTGATCGACGACATGTTCGATACCATGTATGAAGCTTACGGCGTAGGACTTGCGGCACCACAGGTGGGTATATTAAAAAGAATCGTTGTAATTGATGTGACGGGAGAGGATCCTTATGTGCTCATCAATCCGCGGATCGTGGAAGTGAGCGGTGAGCAGACGGGCAGCGAGGCGTGTCTTAGTGTTCCAGGCAAGACGGGAATAGTTACGAGGCCAAACTATGTGAAGGCTGTAGCTTTAAATGAGAACATGGAGTCTTATGAAATTGAAGGAACGGAACTTTTGGCACGTGCTATCTGCCATGAGCTGGACCACTTGGACGGTCAGCTCTACGTGGATAAGGTAGAGGGAGAGCTGATGGATGCTTCCGATCTGGATTTGGAGGATGAGGAATGA
- the priA gene encoding replication restart helicase PriA, which yields MEGKYANIIIDISHEKVDRPFQYVIPPQLRSGLDVGACVAVPFGAGNHLRKGYVIEITDKAEFAPEKLKSIAYAEEKDVTAQDYYIRLAAWMKEQYGSTMIAALKTVLPAKQKIKKVEKKACKLLLTKDEAMASLEVCSAKKQVAKARVLEELIKENEIPVPILTGKLHVSMKTLESLEKQGAIQITVESSYRNPVELMADKEDVRNESYGAKKDLSEEQSFIYRDIMSGYEAGVRTTCLIHGITGSGKTEVYLKLIEDIVKKGKQAIVLIPEIALTYQTVLRFYKCFGSRVSVMNSTLSKGEKYDQCERAKKREIDVIIGPRSALFTPFPDLGLIIIDEEHESTYKSEAMPKYHARETAIKIASMHGAFVVLGSATPSLESYYKAKKGEYKLYELKKRQAGGELPAVYTVDLREELKEGNRSIFSRRLHDLIGERLKAGEQTILFLNRRGYAGFVSCRACGHVMKCPHCDVSLSEHRNGKLICHYCGHEEPSVKLCPSCGSKYILGFRAGTQQIEEVLHKEFPRARVLRMDADTTRTKDSYEEILSGFANGEADVLVGTQMIVKGHDFPDVTLVGILAADLSLHVNDYRAGERTFQLLTQAAGRAGRSGKPGEVVIQTYDPEHYSIVHAASQDYRSFYEEEMFFRELLHYPPAAHMLAVLIASPKEESGLELAKAMGELVKQKAKAVDDGTGVIGPAPASVGRVNDIYRYMLYIKNTEYHNLVEIKNMLETYIGERRKKEELKTETVQFDFDPMSSY from the coding sequence ATGGAAGGAAAATATGCAAACATTATAATCGACATATCCCACGAGAAGGTAGACCGCCCATTCCAGTATGTGATTCCTCCACAGCTGCGGAGTGGACTTGATGTGGGGGCCTGCGTAGCAGTGCCTTTCGGCGCGGGTAATCATTTGAGAAAGGGTTATGTTATTGAAATAACGGATAAGGCAGAGTTTGCGCCGGAGAAGCTGAAAAGTATAGCATATGCGGAGGAAAAGGATGTAACGGCTCAGGACTATTATATTCGTCTGGCGGCATGGATGAAAGAGCAGTACGGCTCCACGATGATTGCGGCTTTAAAGACCGTGCTTCCCGCAAAACAAAAGATAAAAAAGGTGGAAAAGAAAGCATGCAAACTTCTTCTGACGAAGGATGAGGCAATGGCATCTCTTGAGGTCTGCAGTGCAAAGAAACAGGTAGCAAAGGCAAGGGTGCTGGAGGAACTGATAAAGGAAAACGAGATTCCGGTACCGATTCTTACCGGAAAGCTTCATGTTTCCATGAAGACCTTAGAGAGTCTCGAAAAGCAGGGAGCTATTCAGATAACGGTAGAGAGCAGCTACCGAAATCCCGTAGAACTTATGGCGGATAAGGAAGATGTCCGAAACGAGAGTTATGGGGCCAAAAAGGATTTAAGCGAAGAACAGAGCTTCATATACAGGGACATCATGTCCGGATATGAAGCGGGCGTAAGAACTACCTGCCTCATCCATGGAATTACAGGGAGCGGCAAGACAGAGGTCTATCTTAAGCTGATTGAAGATATCGTAAAAAAAGGAAAACAAGCCATTGTCCTGATTCCGGAGATCGCACTGACTTATCAGACGGTACTGCGTTTTTATAAATGCTTCGGCAGCAGAGTATCGGTGATGAATTCTACCTTATCCAAAGGGGAGAAATACGACCAGTGTGAAAGGGCGAAAAAGAGGGAAATTGATGTAATCATCGGACCGAGGTCTGCACTCTTCACCCCTTTTCCTGATCTGGGACTGATTATTATAGATGAAGAACACGAAAGTACATATAAAAGCGAAGCCATGCCGAAATATCATGCGAGGGAGACCGCAATAAAAATTGCCTCCATGCATGGAGCTTTCGTGGTATTGGGTTCCGCGACCCCCTCCTTGGAATCCTATTATAAGGCAAAAAAAGGAGAATATAAGTTATACGAGCTTAAGAAAAGGCAGGCAGGAGGAGAGCTGCCCGCTGTTTATACTGTAGATTTAAGGGAAGAATTAAAGGAGGGAAATCGCTCCATTTTCAGCAGAAGGCTTCACGACCTGATAGGGGAACGTTTAAAAGCGGGAGAGCAGACCATTCTCTTCCTGAACCGGAGAGGTTATGCGGGTTTTGTCTCTTGCCGCGCTTGCGGACACGTGATGAAGTGCCCCCACTGTGACGTTTCGCTGTCGGAGCATAGAAACGGGAAGTTGATTTGTCACTACTGCGGACACGAGGAGCCGTCGGTGAAACTCTGTCCTTCCTGCGGCTCCAAATATATTCTGGGATTTCGGGCGGGAACTCAGCAGATAGAGGAAGTACTTCATAAGGAATTCCCGAGGGCGAGGGTGCTTCGGATGGATGCGGATACTACCCGCACGAAGGATAGCTATGAAGAGATTCTGAGCGGTTTCGCTAACGGGGAAGCCGATGTCTTGGTAGGCACACAAATGATCGTAAAGGGACACGATTTTCCGGATGTGACATTAGTAGGAATTCTGGCAGCGGATTTATCCCTGCATGTGAATGACTACCGGGCGGGTGAGCGTACCTTCCAGTTGCTGACACAGGCAGCAGGGCGGGCCGGAAGAAGCGGCAAGCCGGGAGAAGTAGTCATCCAGACCTATGACCCGGAGCACTATAGCATCGTACATGCAGCGAGTCAGGATTATCGATCCTTTTATGAAGAGGAGATGTTTTTCAGAGAGCTGCTTCACTATCCGCCTGCGGCCCATATGCTGGCCGTGCTCATCGCTTCGCCGAAGGAGGAGTCAGGACTCGAGCTCGCTAAGGCGATGGGAGAGCTGGTAAAGCAAAAGGCAAAGGCTGTTGATGACGGCACCGGTGTCATCGGGCCGGCGCCGGCGTCGGTAGGAAGGGTAAACGATATTTACCGTTATATGCTCTACATTAAGAATACCGAATATCATAATCTGGTAGAAATAAAAAATATGCTGGAAACTTATATCGGAGAGCGGAGAAAAAAGGAGGAGCTGAAAACGGAGACGGTTCAGTTTGATTTCGACCCGATGAGTTCTTATTAG
- a CDS encoding UDP-N-acetylmuramoyl-L-alanyl-D-glutamate--2,6-diaminopimelate ligase — MELKKLLEKLEYECRMGTTDRDVNAIVYDSRKVTEGCLFVCITGAKADGHDFAKEVAKKGAKVLVVEKDVELPEEMGVTIIKVADTRYALAFLSAAWFGNPAQQMKIIGITGTKGKTTTSYLVKAILENAGYKVGLIGTIEVIIGTKRLHAVNTTPESYLIQEYFRQMADAGCDVVVMEASSQGFKLHRTQGFIFDYGIFTNLEPDHIGQDEHADFEEYLACKGLLFRQCLVGIINRDDSHWREVTKNHTCTIETYGFDKEADLSAQNLSLIKRPGELGILFDVKGLMDFTLEVINPGRFSAYNALTAIAICRHFGVGVEAIRKAFLEARIKGRIEMVRVSDEFTLIIDYAHNAMSLESLLSTLKEYEPNRLVCLFGCGGNRSKMRRYEMGEVSGRLADLTIITSDNPRFEKPQDIIDDIKTGIKRTDGKYIEVCDRKEAIAYAIDHGEPGDIIVLAGKGHEDYQEIEGIKYPMDERDLIRDILKERGWKENMQTL; from the coding sequence ATGGAATTGAAAAAATTGCTGGAAAAGCTGGAATATGAATGCCGGATGGGGACGACGGACAGAGATGTCAATGCGATAGTTTATGATTCCCGGAAGGTGACGGAAGGGTGCTTGTTTGTCTGCATTACGGGAGCCAAGGCGGACGGTCATGACTTTGCAAAAGAAGTGGCTAAGAAGGGTGCGAAAGTTCTTGTTGTGGAGAAGGATGTGGAATTGCCGGAGGAGATGGGAGTTACCATCATTAAAGTGGCAGATACCCGTTATGCTCTGGCATTTTTATCGGCGGCCTGGTTCGGCAATCCCGCGCAGCAGATGAAAATCATTGGAATTACCGGAACAAAGGGCAAGACCACGACCTCATACCTTGTGAAGGCCATCTTGGAAAATGCGGGGTATAAGGTAGGGCTCATCGGAACCATAGAAGTGATCATAGGAACGAAGAGGCTGCACGCTGTCAATACTACACCGGAATCATATCTGATTCAGGAATATTTCAGGCAAATGGCGGATGCCGGCTGCGATGTTGTTGTCATGGAGGCCTCCTCTCAAGGATTTAAGCTCCATAGAACACAGGGCTTTATTTTCGATTATGGAATATTTACCAATTTGGAGCCGGATCATATCGGTCAGGACGAACATGCGGATTTTGAAGAATACTTGGCGTGTAAGGGACTTCTTTTCAGGCAGTGCCTGGTAGGCATTATAAATAGGGACGACTCACATTGGAGGGAAGTGACGAAGAACCATACCTGCACGATAGAAACCTATGGTTTCGATAAAGAAGCAGATCTGAGTGCACAGAACTTATCACTCATTAAGAGGCCGGGAGAGCTGGGAATACTCTTTGATGTAAAGGGGCTCATGGATTTTACTCTGGAGGTGATCAATCCAGGAAGGTTCAGTGCATACAACGCGCTTACTGCGATTGCCATTTGCAGGCATTTCGGCGTTGGGGTAGAGGCGATAAGAAAAGCTTTTCTGGAAGCGAGGATAAAGGGCAGAATAGAGATGGTAAGGGTGTCTGATGAATTTACGCTTATCATAGATTATGCGCACAATGCCATGAGCCTGGAGAGCCTGTTAAGTACTTTGAAGGAGTATGAACCCAATAGGCTGGTATGTCTGTTTGGCTGCGGCGGTAACCGCTCGAAAATGCGGCGGTATGAAATGGGAGAGGTCAGCGGAAGGCTGGCGGATCTGACTATTATCACTTCGGATAATCCCAGATTTGAAAAGCCCCAGGATATCATAGACGACATTAAGACAGGAATCAAAAGAACCGACGGGAAATATATCGAGGTCTGTGATAGAAAAGAGGCCATCGCATATGCGATCGACCACGGAGAGCCGGGAGATATCATAGTTCTCGCCGGCAAGGGACACGAGGATTATCAGGAGATAGAAGGGATAAAATATCCGATGGACGAGAGGGACCTTATTCGGGATATCCTGAAGGAGCGCGGATGGAAGGAAAATATGCAAACATTATAA